The Montipora capricornis isolate CH-2021 chromosome 3, ASM3666992v2, whole genome shotgun sequence genome includes the window AAATACGGCATCTTGAGAGTAGGTGGAAGGTTACGACAGTCATGTTTTCCCTTTCGAAGAGAGACAACCTGTCATCTTACCGAAAGCTCACCACGTCACCGCACTGATCATTGATCACTTCCACAAGAAAGTGAAGCACCAAGAAAGAGGAATAACTATGAATGAAATCCTTTCGAATGGAATATGGGTCCTTTCTTTACCTTCTGCAGTTTCTTCGCTTATTCACAAGTGCGTAAAATGCAGACGTCAAAGATGACCGCTTGAAGATCAAAAGATGGCTAACCTTCCAATGGACAGAATTGAACCATCCCCCCCTTTCACATACTGTGGTATGGACTGCTTTGGACCGTTCATGATTAAGGAGGGTAGAAGAGAAATGAAGAAGTATGCAGTTATTTTCACTTGTATGAATTCCCGCGCCGCACATATCGAAGTCTTGGATGATATGACAACAGATGCGTTCCTTAACGCCTTAAGATGTTTCACAGCCATGAGAGGGCCAGTACATCAGTTACGATCAGATCAAGGATCCAACTTTGTTGGTGCAAGAAACGAACTTGCGGCTGCCATTAAAGAAATGAACGTGAACAAGATTGCTTCACACCTACGTGATCACGACCGCGAATTTCTTCTGAATCCTCCTTATTCAAGTCATCGTGGTGGAGTGTGGGAGCGGCAGATTAAAACCATCAGAAGTATATTGGATCATCTCCTGAAAGATTTCGCTGGACGCCTAGACACATCATCATTCCGCACCTTTCTTTATGAAGCAATGGCCATAATTAACAGTCGTCCTTTGTCTACACAATGCTTAAGTGATCCTCTAAGCCCGATACCTTTGACGCCAAATCATCTTCTCACAATGACGCAAAGAGTCTACTCTCCTCCACCCGGATGTTTCACGCCAGAAGATGTCTACGCTCGCAAGCGCTGGAGACGGGTGCAGTACGTGGTGGAACAGTTTTGGTCTCGCTGGCGCAAGGAGTACCTTGCAAATTTGAATACAAGACACAAATGGCCCAGATCGAAGCGAAATCTCAAGGTGGGAGACATTGTCATCATTTCGGAAGACGCCCCTCGTGCCCAATGGCCACTTGGAAAGATCGTAGAAGCCACAAAAGACAAACAAGGTCTTGTACGCACCGTTAAGATTCTCGTGGGCACCAAGAGCCAAACAAAAGGACCATCAATCATCGAAAGAGCAGTACACAAGGTGGTCCTCCTTTTTGAAGCTACTGAAAGAGAGTGAACTAATGATTCttctagcccctttaaatatcATAATAATTTGGTGGGAGTGTAACGGCAGTAACAGTTTGTCTATCTGCTGACTTAACTCCTGTATTGCGGGCTCCCCGATTTTGAAAGAATAGCATGTCGTGTCGATATCGTGCGTACATCACGTTTacatcgcaacatatcgcatAACCTCGCGTCGTTGTTTTTCTCTTCCATCGTTTTTATAGTTAAGTTAAACACGAAGTTGTTTAAGTTAAGAAGTTGGTTAAACTACGAAGTTGTTTAAGCTAAGAAGTTCCAAGTCAAGAAGAAGTTTTTTATTTGTCCAATGTTCCGGGGATAAAGCAGCACACAGGTATTTAAATTATTCTCGTTGTACCAATTgttgcaagtttcaagtttgcTGATTAAGCTTTAGGTTTTtgctttgtaaataattgtttttcgtTGCGTTTTTTACAATTTGGATTGtaagttatttgctttttagttttattgatttttcgtatttgtaacttcaatttttataattttcagttttcacggTGTGACGTTCGAGTTTTGTAAACATCATTAAACCTTGAATCCTCCTTCACATCAGTCAAGGAATCTTGCTTGCTTTAAATCACCGGAGCTATAACGTGCATGCACGTTCTGGAGGATTTCAGTTACGCATGTAATGAATGATGTTAGGCGCGTGCCCTATCACAAACTCAAATTGACCAAACACAGCGAGAAAAATATTCAGTTTACTTGGCAACAAATGACGAGGAAGCAAGGAGCACTAAGTCAACTTGGGTGCCCTGTTAATCCTGTAATTATACTTGCGTAGTTGCTACGTATGAAATGAGACCCAGAAAACCATATTTACAGTGGGACTGGACAATTCTTGCTCATTCCAACTCCATAAAAAGGTATATTACGCGAAGTTTCAATGTTTAGACCGTACTACTTGAGCTAACTTACAGGCGACAAATACTAACTCTT containing:
- the LOC138040494 gene encoding uncharacterized protein, with product MANLPMDRIEPSPPFTYCGMDCFGPFMIKEGRREMKKYAVIFTCMNSRAAHIEVLDDMTTDAFLNALRCFTAMRGPVHQLRSDQGSNFVGARNELAAAIKEMNVNKIASHLRDHDREFLLNPPYSSHRGGVWERQIKTIRSILDHLLKDFAGRLDTSSFRTFLYEAMAIINSRPLSTQCLSDPLSPIPLTPNHLLTMTQRVYSPPPGCFTPEDVYARKRWRRVQYVVEQFWSRWRKEYLANLNTRHKWPRSKRNLKVGDIVIISEDAPRAQWPLGKIVEATKDKQGLVRTVKILVGTKSQTKGPSIIERAVHKVVLLFEATERE